A single genomic interval of Cucumis sativus cultivar 9930 chromosome 5, Cucumber_9930_V3, whole genome shotgun sequence harbors:
- the LOC101210409 gene encoding RING-H2 finger protein ATL46: MSLSHPQTRDFPVSPSISPLHSSSLAYDIDYQKLEPTPPSTSSSSKISPAVLLVIVILALFLFISGLLHLLVRLLVKQRSSSSSISESNSNRFPDLSESSSAFQRQLQQLFHLHDSGLDQAFIDALPVFLYKEIVGLKEPFDCAVCLCEFSELDKLRLLPTCSHAFHIDCIDTWLLSNSTCPLCRGTLHIQSPVLAIENPVYGFEDSEETEESTENGRFGILTAQKAPESDIIGEKRVFSIRLGKFRNLNNGGLRGLEKGEGETSSSSLSARRCYSMGSYQYIVAESELQVALHTSNRISGGSMRFVKVIRDSQTGNCPIDRDDDDAERKKINIGSKNESFSVSKIWLWSKKSRQPCSS, from the coding sequence atgtctctTAGTCATCCTCAAACCAGAGATTTTCCTGTTAGTCCCTCAATTTCCCCCTTGCATTCTTCTTCATTAGCTTATGACATTGACTACCAAAAACTAGAACCGACTCCTCCATCCACTTCCTCTAGCAGTAAAATAAGCCCTGCAGTTCTTTTAGTTATAGTTATTCTggctcttttccttttcatatcCGGTCTTCTTCACTTGCTAGTGAGATTACTTGTAAAGCAACGTTCCTCATCATCATCAATATCTGAATCAAATAGCAATAGATTCCCAGATTTGTCTGAATCATCATCTGCTTTTCAAAGACAGTTACAACAGCTCTTCCATCTTCATGATTCAGGTTTAGATCAAGCCTTCATAGATGCTCTCCCTGTTTTCCTTTACAAAGAGATAGTGGGTTTAAAAGAACCATTTGATTGTGCTGTATGTCTTTGTGAATTTTCAGAACTAGACAAGCTAAGGTTGCTCCCTACTTGCAGTCATGCTTTTCACATAGATTGTATAGACACATGGTTGCTTTCTAATTCAACTTGCCCTCTTTGTAGAGGGACCCTTCACATTCAATCACCTGTGCTTGCGATAGAAAACCCTGTATATGGTTTTGAAGATTCAGAAGAAACTGAAGAGTCTACTGAGAATGGAAGATTTGGTATTCTTACAGCTCAAAAAGCTCCAGAAAGTGACATTATTGGTGAAAAGAGAGTGTTTTCAATTAGACTTGGCAAATTTAGGAACTTGAATAATGGTGGATTGAGAGGGTTAGAGAAAGGGGAGGGAGAAACTAGCAGTAGTAGTTTGAGTGCAAGAAGATGCTATTCAATGGGGTCCTATCAGTATATTGTGGCTGAATCAGAGTTGCAAGTTGCGTTGCATACAAGTAATCGAATCAGTGGGGGAAGTATGAGATTTGTGAAAGTAATAAGAGATTCACAAACTGGGAATTGTCCAATTGATcgtgatgatgatgatgctgaaaggaagaagattaACATTGGAAGTAAAAACGAAAGCTTCTCCGTTTCAAAAATCTGGTTATGGTCCAAGAAGTCTCGACAGCCATGTTCGAGCTAG